One segment of Dolichospermum sp. DET69 DNA contains the following:
- the gvpA gene encoding gas vesicle structural protein GvpA, translated as MAVEKTNSSSSLAEVIDRILDKGIVIDAWVRVSLVGIELLAIEARIVIASVETYLKYAEAVGLTQSAAVPA; from the coding sequence ATGGCAGTTGAAAAGACCAATTCTTCCTCCAGCTTGGCAGAAGTTATTGATAGAATCCTTGACAAAGGTATCGTAATTGACGCTTGGGTTCGTGTTTCCTTAGTTGGTATCGAACTATTAGCAATTGAAGCTCGGATCGTTATCGCTTCCGTTGAAACCTACTTGAAGTATGCTGAAGCAGTTGGTTTAACCCAATCAGCAGCAGTACCTGCTTAA
- the gvpA gene encoding gas vesicle structural protein GvpA → MAVEKTNSSSSLAEVIDRILDKGIVIDAWVRVSLVGIELLAIEARIVIASVETYLKYAEAVGLTQSAAVPA, encoded by the coding sequence ATGGCAGTTGAAAAAACCAATTCTTCCTCCAGCTTGGCAGAAGTTATTGATAGAATCCTTGACAAAGGTATCGTAATTGACGCTTGGGTTCGTGTTTCCTTAGTTGGTATCGAATTACTAGCAATTGAAGCTCGGATCGTTATCGCTTCCGTTGAAACCTACTTGAAGTATGCTGAAGCAGTTGGTTTAACCCAATCAGCAGCAGTACCTGCTTAA
- the gvpA gene encoding gas vesicle structural protein GvpA, with translation MAVEKTNSSSSLAEVIDRILDKGIVIDAWVRVSLVGIELLAIEARIVIASVETYLKYAEAVGLTQSAAVPA, from the coding sequence ATGGCAGTTGAAAAAACCAATTCTTCCTCCAGCTTGGCAGAAGTTATTGATAGAATCCTTGACAAAGGTATCGTAATTGACGCTTGGGTTCGTGTTTCCTTGGTTGGTATCGAATTACTAGCAATTGAAGCTCGGATCGTTATCGCTTCCGTTGAAACCTACTTGAAGTATGCTGAAGCAGTTGGTTTAACCCAATCAGCAGCAGTACCTGCTTAA
- the gvpC gene encoding gas vesicle protein GvpC — MISLMAKIRQEHQSIAEKVAELSLETREFLSVTTAKRQEQAEKQAQELQAFYKDLQETSQQFLSETAQARIAQAEKQAQELLAFHKELQETSQQFLSETAQARIAQAEKQAQELLAFYQEVRETSQQFLSATAQARIAQAEKQAQELLAFHKELQETSQQFLSATADARTAQAKEQKESLLKFRQDLFVSIFG; from the coding sequence ATGATTTCTTTAATGGCAAAAATCCGGCAAGAACATCAGTCAATAGCAGAGAAAGTGGCTGAACTATCTCTTGAGACCAGAGAATTCTTGTCCGTCACGACAGCGAAAAGACAAGAGCAAGCTGAAAAACAAGCTCAAGAACTGCAAGCATTCTACAAGGATCTTCAGGAAACAAGTCAGCAGTTTTTATCAGAAACAGCCCAAGCCAGAATTGCTCAAGCTGAAAAACAAGCGCAAGAACTGTTAGCATTCCACAAAGAACTTCAAGAAACAAGTCAGCAGTTTTTATCAGAAACAGCCCAAGCCAGAATTGCTCAAGCTGAAAAACAAGCGCAAGAACTGTTAGCATTTTATCAAGAAGTTCGGGAAACAAGTCAGCAGTTTTTATCTGCAACAGCCCAAGCAAGAATTGCTCAAGCTGAAAAACAAGCTCAAGAACTGTTAGCATTCCACAAAGAACTTCAAGAAACAAGTCAGCAGTTTTTATCAGCAACAGCCGACGCAAGAACTGCTCAAGCTAAGGAACAGAAGGAATCTCTCCTGAAATTCCGTCAGGATTTGTTTGTGAGTATCTTTGGTTAA
- the gvpN gene encoding gas vesicle protein GvpN — MTTTKVNHKRAVLRLRPGQFVVTPAIERVAIRALRYLKSGFPVHLRGPAGTGKTTLAMHLANCLDRPVMLLFGDDQFKSSDLIGSESGYTHKKVLDNYIHSVVKLEDEFKQNWVDSRLTLACREGFTLVYDEFNRSRPEVNNVLLSALEEKILSLPPSSNQPEYLSVNPQFRVIFTSNPEEYAGVHSTQDALMDRLVTISMPEPDEITQTEILIQKTNIDRESANFIVRLVKSFRLATGAEKTSGLRSCLMIAKVCADNNIPVTTESLDFPDIAIDILFNRSHLSMSESTNIFLELLEKFSAEELEILNNRVTGDNDFLIDNSQFVSQQLVGQPN, encoded by the coding sequence ATGACTACTACCAAGGTTAATCATAAAAGAGCCGTTCTTCGTCTTCGTCCAGGGCAGTTTGTCGTCACACCTGCTATTGAGCGAGTCGCAATTCGGGCGCTACGTTATCTCAAATCGGGGTTTCCTGTTCACTTACGCGGACCAGCCGGCACAGGGAAAACAACCCTAGCCATGCACTTAGCTAACTGTCTGGACAGACCAGTCATGTTACTGTTTGGAGATGACCAGTTTAAGAGTTCGGACTTGATTGGTAGTGAATCTGGTTACACTCACAAAAAGGTACTAGACAACTATATCCATAGTGTTGTTAAACTCGAGGACGAATTTAAGCAAAATTGGGTTGATTCCCGATTAACCTTAGCTTGTCGTGAAGGTTTCACCTTAGTTTATGATGAATTTAACCGTTCACGACCTGAAGTTAATAACGTCTTGCTGTCAGCATTAGAAGAAAAAATTCTCAGTCTTCCTCCTAGCAGCAATCAGCCAGAATACTTGAGTGTTAATCCTCAATTTCGGGTGATTTTTACATCGAATCCAGAAGAGTATGCGGGAGTTCACTCAACCCAAGATGCTTTGATGGATAGATTGGTAACTATTAGTATGCCAGAACCAGATGAAATCACTCAAACAGAGATATTAATTCAGAAAACAAATATAGATCGAGAATCTGCTAACTTCATCGTGCGGTTAGTTAAGTCATTTCGTCTAGCTACCGGCGCGGAGAAAACTTCCGGCTTACGGTCTTGTTTAATGATTGCTAAGGTCTGTGCTGATAATAATATTCCGGTGACAACAGAAAGTTTAGATTTTCCAGATATTGCTATAGATATTCTGTTCAACCGCTCTCATTTATCTATGAGCGAATCCACAAACATTTTCTTGGAGTTACTAGAGAAATTCTCAGCCGAAGAACTGGAAATATTAAATAATAGAGTCACAGGAGACAATGATTTTCTGATTGACAATTCCCAATTTGTATCCCAACAATTAGTTGGTCAACCAAATTAG
- a CDS encoding gas vesicle protein K gives MVCTPAENLNNSLTIASKPKNEAGLAPLLLTVLELVRQLMEAQVIRRMEEDLLSEPDLERAADSLQKLEEQILHLCEMFEVDPADLNINLGEIGTLLPSSGSYYPGQPSSRPSVLELLDRLLNTGIVVDGEIDLGIAQIDLIHAKLRLVLTSKPM, from the coding sequence ATGGTTTGCACTCCCGCTGAAAACTTAAATAATTCACTGACCATTGCTTCTAAACCCAAGAATGAAGCGGGTTTAGCTCCTTTACTTTTGACTGTATTGGAATTGGTGCGTCAGTTGATGGAAGCTCAAGTAATTCGGCGCATGGAAGAGGATTTACTGAGTGAACCTGACTTAGAACGGGCAGCAGACAGTCTGCAAAAGTTAGAAGAACAAATCTTACATTTGTGTGAGATGTTTGAGGTTGACCCGGCGGATTTGAATATAAATTTGGGGGAGATTGGGACTCTTTTACCATCTTCCGGTTCTTATTATCCAGGTCAACCCAGTAGTCGTCCTTCTGTATTAGAGCTATTAGATAGACTTTTAAATACTGGAATTGTTGTAGATGGTGAGATAGATTTAGGTATCGCTCAAATCGATCTTATTCACGCTAAATTACGTTTAGTTTTGACATCAAAACCAATGTAA
- a CDS encoding GvpL/GvpF family gas vesicle protein gives MSIPLYLYGIFPNKIPETLVLEGLDKQSVHSQVVDEFCFLYSEARQEKYLASRRNLLTHEKVLEQTMHEGFRVLLPLRFGLVVKDWETILSQLINPHKDQLNQLFQKLAGKREVSIKIFWDAKAELQTMMESHQDLKQQRDNMEGKKLSMEEVIQIGQLIESNLLARKQAVIEVFSQELNPFAQEIVVSDTMTEEMIYNAAFLIPWESESEFSERVELIDQKFGDRLRIRYNNFTAPYTFAQLDS, from the coding sequence ATGAGTATTCCTCTTTATTTGTACGGCATTTTTCCAAATAAAATTCCTGAAACTCTTGTTCTTGAAGGATTGGATAAGCAATCTGTTCATAGTCAAGTGGTTGATGAGTTTTGTTTCTTATATTCAGAGGCTCGTCAAGAAAAATATTTGGCTTCTCGCCGTAATTTGTTAACTCATGAAAAAGTTTTAGAACAAACAATGCATGAGGGTTTTCGTGTTCTTCTCCCCCTGCGGTTTGGATTAGTGGTTAAAGATTGGGAAACCATCTTGAGTCAATTGATTAATCCCCATAAAGATCAATTGAATCAATTGTTTCAAAAATTGGCAGGCAAAAGAGAGGTAAGCATTAAAATTTTCTGGGATGCTAAAGCGGAATTACAAACCATGATGGAGTCTCATCAGGATTTGAAGCAGCAGCGCGACAACATGGAAGGCAAAAAGTTGAGTATGGAGGAAGTCATCCAAATTGGACAATTAATTGAAAGTAATCTCCTAGCCCGCAAACAAGCTGTAATTGAAGTTTTCTCTCAGGAGCTAAATCCTTTCGCTCAGGAGATTGTAGTCAGTGACACCATGACGGAAGAAATGATTTACAATGCAGCCTTTTTGATTCCTTGGGAAAGTGAATCTGAATTTAGTGAACGTGTTGAACTGATTGATCAGAAATTTGGCGATCGCTTACGTATTCGCTACAACAATTTTACTGCTCCCTATACATTTGCCCAGCTTGATTCATAG
- a CDS encoding gas vesicle protein GvpG — translation MLTKLLLLPIMGPLNGVVWIAEQIQERTNTEFDAQENLHKQLLSLQLSFDIGEIGEEEFEIQEEEILLKIQALEEEARLELEAEQEEARLELEAEQEDFEYPPQFTAEVNKDQHLVLLP, via the coding sequence ATGCTGACGAAACTGTTACTACTGCCCATCATGGGTCCTCTGAATGGAGTTGTCTGGATTGCAGAGCAAATCCAAGAGCGGACTAACACTGAATTTGATGCCCAAGAAAATTTGCATAAACAATTATTAAGCTTGCAACTTTCCTTTGATATTGGCGAAATTGGTGAGGAAGAATTCGAGATTCAAGAAGAAGAGATTCTTTTAAAAATTCAAGCCTTAGAAGAGGAAGCACGCTTGGAACTAGAAGCTGAACAAGAGGAAGCACGCTTAGAATTAGAAGCTGAACAGGAAGACTTTGAATATCCACCTCAGTTCACAGCAGAAGTTAATAAAGATCAACATCTCGTCTTGTTACCTTAG
- a CDS encoding gas vesicle protein produces the protein MIKNIQVFFMKTISNRSIIRAKISTMPRPKSDASSQLDLYKMVTEKQRIQRDMYSIKERMGLLQQRLDVLNQQIEATEKTIHKLRQPHSNTAQNIVRSNIFVESNNYQTFEVEY, from the coding sequence ATGATAAAAAATATTCAGGTATTTTTCATGAAAACAATTAGTAATCGCAGTATTATCAGAGCTAAAATTAGCACAATGCCTCGGCCTAAGTCTGATGCATCAAGTCAATTGGATCTTTATAAAATGGTGACAGAGAAACAACGTATTCAGCGAGATATGTATTCTATTAAAGAACGAATGGGTTTACTTCAACAACGCTTAGATGTCCTCAATCAACAGATAGAAGCGACAGAAAAAACGATTCATAAATTGCGTCAACCTCACTCAAATACTGCTCAAAATATAGTGCGTTCAAATATTTTTGTTGAGTCGAATAATTACCAAACTTTTGAGGTTGAATATTAA
- a CDS encoding GvpL/GvpF family gas vesicle protein: protein MELENLYTYAFLEIPSSPLILPQGAANQVVLINGTELAAIVEPGIFLESFQNNDEKIIQMALYHDRVICELFQQITVLPLRFGTYFTSTNNLLNHLKSHKKEYQNKLDKINGKNEFTLKLIPRMIEEILPSEGGGKDYFLAKKQRYQNQNNFSIAQAAEKQNLIDLITKVNQLPVVVQEQEEQVQIYLLVSCQDKTLLLEQFLTWQKACPRWDLLLGDCLPPYHFI, encoded by the coding sequence ATGGAATTAGAAAATCTCTACACTTATGCTTTTTTGGAAATACCTAGCTCTCCCTTGATTTTGCCACAGGGTGCTGCTAATCAAGTAGTGCTAATTAATGGTACTGAACTTGCGGCTATTGTCGAGCCGGGGATATTTTTAGAATCATTCCAAAATAATGATGAAAAAATTATCCAAATGGCTTTATATCATGATCGAGTAATTTGTGAACTTTTTCAACAGATTACAGTTTTACCCTTGCGGTTTGGAACTTATTTTACTTCTACAAATAATCTGCTAAACCATTTAAAATCCCATAAAAAAGAATATCAGAATAAGCTAGACAAGATCAATGGTAAAAACGAATTTACTTTAAAATTGATCCCACGAATGATAGAAGAAATACTACCATCTGAAGGGGGAGGTAAGGATTATTTCTTAGCTAAAAAGCAACGCTATCAAAACCAAAACAACTTTAGTATTGCTCAAGCAGCAGAAAAACAAAATCTTATTGATTTAATCACCAAAGTTAATCAATTACCCGTTGTTGTTCAAGAACAAGAGGAACAAGTACAGATTTACCTCTTAGTTAGTTGTCAAGATAAGACCTTACTTTTAGAACAGTTTTTAACCTGGCAGAAAGCTTGTCCAAGGTGGGATCTACTTTTAGGAGATTGTCTTCCTCCTTACCACTTTATTTAA